From Diospyros lotus cultivar Yz01 chromosome 4, ASM1463336v1, whole genome shotgun sequence, a single genomic window includes:
- the LOC127798940 gene encoding uncharacterized protein LOC127798940 produces MAEPAEAVELKAVETKSSNSEVGPLQGLSAQRKKSLRARYLYGIIFLLSNLIAWCVRDYGQKLSSELHYLKACGIGGYDCAHTMGVLRVSLGCFIFFFVMFLTTSNTSKLYEARNRWHSRLWSLKCILLIASLTIPFLFPSDFIQLYGELARIGAGIFLILQLISIIEFITWWNNYWMPDERRNKSCFLGLFASTVFYIASVCGIGVMYSLYAPRPSCTLNIFFITWTAVLLVVMMVISLHSKVNRGILSSGIMASYAVFLCWSAIRSEPATEKCSPQKTQNGHGDWTTVLGFLIAIFAIVMATFSTGIDSQTFQFRKDEAEHEDDIPYKYGFFHLIFSLGAMYFAMLFISWNLNSSTRKWIIDVGWASTWVKIVNEWFAATIYLWKLIYPAVRRTKVVDHEEPVHQEGR; encoded by the exons ATGGCTGAGCCAGCTGAAGCAGTTGAACTCAAGGCGGTAGAAACCAAATCAAGCAACTCTGAGGTTGGTCCATTACAAGGATTATCGGCACAGAGGAAGAAGTCCTTGCGGGCCCGATATCTGTATGGCATTATCTTCTTGTTATCCAACCTTATTGCCTGGTGCGTTCGCGACTATGGACAAAAGCTTTCCTCAGAACTGCATT ATTTAAAAGCTTGCGGCATTGGGGGATATGATTGTGCTCATACCATGGGAGTCCTTCGTGTGAGTTTAGGTTGCTTT atatttttctttgtaatgTTTCTTACAACAAGTAACACAAGCAAGCTGTATGAAGCTCGTAACAGATGGCATTCAAGGTTGTGGTCATTGAAGTGTATCCTGTTGATTGCCTCTCTGACaattccatttcttttcccCTCAGATTTCATTCAACTATATG GTGAGCTAGCTCGCATTGGTGCAGG gatttttcttattcttcaactGATAAGTATCATTGAGTTTATTACATGGTGGAACAATTATTGGATGCCTGATGAAAGAAGGAACAAGAG TTGCTTCCTTGGGTTATTTGCATCAACAGTATTTTACATTGCTTCTGTATGTGGAATCGGGGTGATGTATTCGCTCTATGCTCCTAGACCTTCTTGCACACTCAACATATTTTTCATCACATGGACTGCAGTTCTGCTAGTAGTGATGATGGTCATATCCTTGCACTCAAAG GTAAACAGAGGCATTTTATCTTCTGGAATCATGGCTTCTTATGCTGTTTTCCTTTGTTGGTCTGCCATAAGGAG TGAGCCTGCCACTGAGAAATGCAGCCCACAGAAGACACAGAATGGACACGGCGATTGGACCACTGTACTC GGCTTCCTCATTGCTATATTTGCAATTGTCATGGCAACCTTTTCGACAGGGATCGATTCACAAACATTTCAG TTTCGCAAAGATGAAGCCGAACATGAGGATGACATCCCTTACAAGTATGGATTCTTCCACTTGATCTTCTCCTTGGGAGCCATGTACTTTGCCATGTTGTTCATCAGTTGGAACCTCAACAGCTCAACCAGGAA GTGGATTATCGATGTTGGATGGGCTAGTACATGGGTAAAAATTGTTAACGAGTGGTTTGCAGCCACCATATATT TATGGAAATTGATCTACCCGGCCGTAAGACGAACCAAAGTCGTGGACCATGAAGAGCCAGTGCACCAAGAAGGCAGATAA
- the LOC127798699 gene encoding S-protein homolog 19-like produces MLKLLAVFCIHGTIHAGSNNVDLPPINERYWIHILHQASPADELTLHCKSDDNDLGWQHLTEGQEFQWSFKMSVWNNTVFYCSFYLRDLTQFFDAFRNSLRMFCGHHCYWSVRENGFFLSGDNYTYHKRHDWEHGHGRLSVSAHQLTV; encoded by the coding sequence ATGTTGAAGCTCCTCGCCGTGTTCTGCATCCACGGAACGATTCACGCCGGGAGCAACAACGTCGACCTTCCGCCGATCAACGAGAGATACTGGATTCATATTCTCCATCAAGCATCGCCGGCCGATGAGCTGACACTGCACTGCAAATCGGATGACAACGATCTGGGCTGGCAACACCTGACGGAAGGTCAGGAGTTCCAATGGAGCTTCAAGATGAGCGTTTGGAACAACACCGTCTTCTACTGCAGCTTCTACCTGAGAGACTTAACGCAGTTCTTCGATGCTTTTAGGAACTCGTTGAGGATGTTCTGCGGCCACCATTGCTACTGGTCGGTGAGAGAGAATGGCTTCTTCTTGAGCGGCGATAACTACACTTATCACAAGAGGCATGACTGGGAGCATGGTCATGGCCGCCTCTCAGTCTCTGCTCATCAACTCACTGTTTGA
- the LOC127800538 gene encoding dirigent protein 18 gives MFKQSTLYFFVALLIAVACVVIPVSATEPTTAGEALVLELYMHDILGGSNPTARPVTGLLGNIYSGQVPFARPLGFLPPQDGVVIPNANGAVPTLNLNGIPLGTGLAGTNFAGNQNNNGNTVSTQLGPDGLGLGFGTITVIDDIITSAPELGSQSLGKAQGVYVASSADGTTQMMAFTAMMEGGEYGDSLNFFGVYKIGSAMSCLSITGGTGKFKNACGFAELRALIPPGQHVTDGAETLLRITVHLDY, from the coding sequence ATGTTCAAGCAATCAACACTATACTTCTTCGTTGCACTGCTAATAGCAGTTGCCTGTGTGGTGATCCCCGTCTCTGCAACTGAGCCTACAACAGCGGGTGAAGCGCTGGTTCTTGAGCTGTACATGCATGACATTCTTGGGGGCAGCAACCCAACAGCAAGGCCGGTCACCGGCTTGCTAGGCAACATCTACAGCGGGCAAGTGCCCTTCGCTAGGCCACTCGGGTTCCTTCCTCCGCAAGATGGGGTGGTCATCCCTAATGCCAATGGTGCAGTCCCGACTCTCAACCTCAATGGCATTCCCTTGGGAACTGGCTTAGCAGGTACAAATTTTGCTGGAAATCAGAACAACAATGGTAATACCGTGTCAACCCAGTTAGGACCTGATGGATTGGGACTAGGATTCGGAACAATTACCGTCATCGATGACATTATAACCTCTGCTCCGGAGTTGGGATCGCAGTCACTGGGGAAAGCCCAAGGGGTTTATGTTGCAAGCTCTGCTGATGGAACCACCCAAATGATGGCATTCACTGCTATGATGGAAGGTGGGGAATATGGAGATAGCCTCAACTTCTTCGGTGTTTACAAGATAGGAAGCGCAATGTCATGCCTCTCGATAACTGGAGGGACTGGCAAGTTTAAAAATGCTTGCGGCTTTGCAGAGTTGCGAGCACTCATACCGCCTGGTCAGCATGTCACAGATGGTGCAGAGACATTGTTGAGGATCACTGTCCATTTGGATTACTGA